ATTTTTAAATTTCTCAACACGTCCAGTAGCGTCAACTATCTTTTCAGAACCAGTAAAGAATGGGTGACATGCATTGCAAATATCAATACGCATTTCAGGCTTGTTAGACAAAACTGTAAAACTGTTTC
This sequence is a window from Hydrogenimonas thermophila. Protein-coding genes within it:
- the rpmE gene encoding 50S ribosomal protein L31, producing the protein MKKGIHPEFVECQVSCACGNSFTVLSNKPEMRIDICNACHPFFTGSEKIVDATGRVEKFKNKYKLGK